One segment of Acidimicrobiales bacterium DNA contains the following:
- a CDS encoding electron transfer flavoprotein subunit alpha/FixB family protein, whose protein sequence is MTLPKIWVFAEAADATPSSATLELLTKARELGDTVEAVYAGGDADAVAAVLGEYGATKVLTTGDLGGALPGVPVAGALADAVATHAPDAILFPTSYTGRDVAGRLSVKLDRTVITNNVDVEVEGSSLVTTEPVFGGSTNVKTTFTSDGPYLVLVRPKSFAAEPSGGAPAGVETIAVPDSGRSGGATIVNRHVEERSGPSLDEAAIVVAGGRGLGESEKFEMIEDLAKALKGAPGASRAIVDAGWVPYSYQVGQTGKVVKPTVYIAAGISGATQHMVGMKGSKNIIAINKDAEAPIFGISDLGIVGDVHKVLPALLEALNGR, encoded by the coding sequence ATGACGCTTCCCAAGATCTGGGTGTTCGCCGAGGCGGCCGACGCCACGCCGAGCTCCGCCACCCTCGAGCTCCTCACCAAGGCCCGCGAGCTCGGCGACACCGTCGAGGCCGTCTACGCCGGCGGCGACGCCGATGCCGTGGCCGCCGTGCTCGGCGAGTACGGCGCCACGAAGGTGCTGACCACCGGTGACCTCGGCGGGGCGCTCCCCGGCGTCCCCGTCGCCGGTGCCCTCGCCGACGCCGTGGCGACCCACGCCCCCGACGCCATCCTCTTCCCGACCTCCTACACCGGTCGTGACGTCGCCGGTCGGCTCTCCGTGAAGCTCGACCGGACCGTCATCACCAACAACGTCGACGTCGAGGTCGAGGGCTCCAGCCTCGTCACCACCGAGCCGGTCTTCGGCGGTTCGACCAACGTGAAGACGACCTTCACCTCGGATGGCCCCTACCTGGTCCTCGTCCGCCCGAAGTCCTTCGCGGCCGAGCCGTCCGGTGGCGCACCGGCCGGGGTCGAGACGATCGCCGTGCCGGACTCCGGCCGCAGCGGGGGGGCCACGATCGTCAACCGGCACGTCGAGGAGCGCTCCGGCCCCTCCCTCGACGAGGCCGCGATCGTCGTCGCCGGCGGGCGAGGGCTCGGCGAGAGCGAGAAGTTCGAGATGATCGAGGACCTCGCCAAGGCGCTCAAGGGCGCCCCGGGTGCGAGCCGCGCCATCGTCGACGCCGGTTGGGTGCCCTACAGCTACCAGGTCGGCCAGACCGGCAAGGTGGTCAAGCCGACCGTCTACATCGCCGCGGGCATCTCCGGGGCCACGCAGCACATGGTCGGGATGAAGGGCTCCAAGAACATCATCGCCATCAACAAGGACGCCGAGGCCCCCATCTTCGGGATCAGCGACCTGGGCATCGTGGGCGACGTGCACAAGGTGCTCCCCGCCCTCCTCGAGGCGCTCAACGGCCGCTGA